The Epinephelus lanceolatus isolate andai-2023 chromosome 8, ASM4190304v1, whole genome shotgun sequence genome includes a window with the following:
- the LOC117271067 gene encoding chymotrypsin-like elastase family member 2A, with protein MKFVILALFVAGAYGCGRPTYPPTITRVVGGDDVRENSWPWQVSLQYKSGSNFYHTCGGTLISNQWVLTAAHCISSRTYRVFLGKHNLKTNNEPGSMAISPAKIVVHENWDSYRIRNDIALIKLATPVTFSDTIMAACLPDSGEILSDGAPCYVTGWGRLWTGGPIADILQQALLPVVGHSTCTRSDWWGSLVTSNMVCAGGDGELASCNGDSGGPLNCQNRDGTWDVHGVVSFGSSMGCNYPKKPSVFTRVSAYIPWINNVMTRN; from the exons ATGAAGTTCGTGATCTTGGCTTTGTTTGTTGCTGGTG CCTACGGGTGTGGCAGACCCACCTACCCTCCCACCATCACCAGGGTGGTTGGTGGTGATGATGTCCGTGAGAACAGCTGGCCCTGGCAG GTGTCTCTGCAGTACAAGAGTGGCAGCAACTTCTACCACACTTGCGGTGGCACTCTGATCTCCAACCAGTGGGTCCTCACTGCTGCTCACTGCATCAG CAGTCGCACCTACAGAGTCTTCCTGGGAAAACACAATCTGAAGACCAACAACGAGCCTGGCTCCATGGCCATCAGCCCCGCCAAGATTGTGGTCCACGAGAACTGGGACTCTTACAGAATCCG TAATGACATCGCCCTGATCAAGCTGGCAACTCCTGTCACTTTCTCTGACACCATCATGGCTGCCTGTCTTCCCGACTCTGGCGAAATCCTGTCTGATGGTGCTCCCTGCTACGTCACCGGCTGGGGTCGTCTCTGGA CCGGAGGTCCTATTGCTGACATCCTGCAGCAGGCCCTCCTCCCTGTGGTCGGCCACTCCACCTGCACCAGGTCCGACTGGTGGGGCAGCCTTGTCACCAGCAACATGGTCTGTGCTGGAGGAGACGGAGAACTGGCTAGCTGCAAT GGAGACTCTGGTGGTCCTCTGAACTGTCAGAACCGTGATGGCACCTGGGACGTCCACGGTGTGGTGAGCTTCGGCTCTAGCATGGGCTGCAACTACCCCAAGAAGCCCTCTGTCTTCACTAGGGTCAGCGCCTACATCCCCTGGATCAACAAC gTGATGACCAGGAACTAA